From the Paenibacillus tianjinensis genome, the window CAGGCTAAGAAATTTTATGTCGATGCGCTCGGCTTTGAGCCTACCACCCATTACGGGAATTCAGCGCTGTTCATCTCGGCCGGCGGCTATCATCACCATATGGGGCTGAACATCTGGGCTGGTCAAGGCGCGCCAGCAACACCGGATGATGCACCGGGAATTGATTATTTCACCCTGCAGCTGCCGGATAGCCGGGAGGTTGCTGATGTGGCAGATCGGGTACGCCAAGCAGGATATGCTGTGACAGAAGCAGCGGACGGGGTTACGCTTACAGATCCATGGAACATTGGCATTAAGCTGATGACGATTCCTCAGAGTAATTAACTATCGGTTCAAGCGAAATCGTAAAGGTTTATACGTTCCGTACTAGAGGGGGCAATGCCGGAGGATACGGCTTGTCTCTTTTTGTTCTTTGTTCGTGTAGAGGATAGGCCTGGTATCGTTTTGCTCTTCTTTGCCGCAGCAGCGGGGTTTAGGATATAATAATAGAAAAAAATTGGATTGGAGTTGATGCAGCTTGGAGACTTTTCTTGCCGTGCTTTTACTGCTCGGGCTTATTGCGGCATCAAATATTGTGAACCGGTTTATTCCGTTTGTGCCGATTCCCCTAATCCAGATCGGGCTGGGTGTAATTGCCGCAATGGTCCCGACAGGAATACATATGTCCTTTGAACCTGAACTGTTTTTTTTATTATTTATTGCGCCGCTATTGTTTAATGACGGCAAACGGACACCGCGCGATGAGCTATGGAATCTGCGGGCGCCCATTCTGCTGCTCGCTCTGGGGCTGGTCTTCGTAACGGTATTTGTGGCCGGATATGCCATCCACTGGATGATCCCTGCAATTCCGCTCGCGGCATCGTTCGCGCTGGCCGCAATTCTCTCACCGACCGATGCTGTTGCGGTGAGTTCGCTGGCGGGAAGGGTGCATCTGCCTGGCAGTATTCACCGGATACTGGAGGGCGAATCACTGATGAATGACGCTTCCGGTCTGGTCGCCTTTAAATTTGCCATTGCCGCTGCGGTTACCGGAGTCTTCTCGTTGCCCAAAGCGGCACTGAGCTTCGTCCTGATTGCGGCCGGCGGCCTGCTGATCGGGGCACTGCTGTCCTTTCTGCTGATCCGGTTAAGCGTATTTCTGCGCAGGTTCGGTATGGAGGATGTCACCATGCATGTACTGCTTCAGATTCTTACGCCGTTCATCATCTATCTGATCAGTGAAGAGATCGGAGTATCCGGCATCCTGGCGGTCGTAGCCGGCGGTGTAGTCAATGCGATCGAAAAGGACCGTGCGGTCTCACCGCAGTATAAGCTGCAGTTAGTGTCGGCCAGCACCTGGTCGGTGCTGCTATTTATCCTCAACGGGATGGTATTCCTTATTCTCGGGGTGTCGGTTCCGGATGTCGTAGAGGTCATTTACCATGATCAAAGTGTTAATAACTTTATGGTAGCCGGCTATGTTCTGGTCATTACGATGCTGTTAATTGTGCTGCGGTTTCTTTGGATATACTTCTATTCAATCTTTGAAAGCCGCCGCCTGAAGGTGGAGCAGTCGCCGCTTAAATCACAGCTGATTACCTCCATTTCTGGTGTACGGGGAGCCGTTACATTAGCCGGGGCCTTTTCCATTCCTCTGACTCTGGGAGACGGTTCACTGTTTCCTCAGCGTGACCTGATTATTGCGATTGCGGCAGGCGTTATTCTGATGTCACTGCTGATTGCCAGTGTCCTGTTACCGCTTTTGGCAGAGAAAGAGGAGACTGCAGCAGTTATTCTGAAGGAAGGCACGGGGAATCCGGAGCTGGCTGCAAGATCAGTTGTGATTGATGCGGGCATGACGATGCTCCGGAGCCTCGTCACCGAGTCGGGAGGGGGCCAGGCCCAGCCTGCTTTGCTGGAATTTACCGACAAAATCGACCGCCTCTGCGGTCTCAAAACCGAAAACGATCCTAAAGCGGAGCAGTTCCGCCGCTTAGGGATTGAAGCCCGGCTGAGCGGCCTGGAGGCAGAACGGACGGAGCTGCGGCGGATGACGGAGAACGGTATGCTGCCGGCACCCGTCGCGGTGAAGATGGAAGAACTGCTGGATCATAAGGAGGCCGTCCTGTGCCGGCGCTTCGATACGCAGGTGAAATTCTCATTGACCGAAATTCAGCGTCTTCTCTCCGGGATATTCAGCGGGCGGCTGAACGGCAGTGAGGGCCGCCAGGTGATACAGAATGCCGAAGAGGCCCGAAAGGCTAAAATAGCGATGTGCCAGGCGGCAGTCACTGCTGTCAGCAGCGGGATCAATGAGAATAACCGAGAAGCTGCACAGCTGGTCATTGACAAATATGAGAAGATGGAGTCACGGCTTGAGCAAGGAGACGGATGGAGCAAGGAAGGCGTAATCGACGATCAGAATTTTGAGCTTAAGCTGAAGGCGATCCAGGAGCAGCGGGATACGGTACAGCAAATGTACCAGAACGGTGCAATCAACCTTAAAATCGCCGGCAAGCTGCGCCGGTTCGTCGACCAATTAGAGACTTCAATCTGGGAGGATTAAATATGGGGAACATCATTGCTGAAGGGCTGTCTTTTGAGGAGATCAAGGAGGAACACCTGGCTGAGGTGCTGGATATTTATAATTATTATGTGTTGAATACAACAGTTTCTTTCCATACCGAACCACAGACCTTGCCGGAAATGCGCAATTCCGTGCTAAGCAGCGACCCGCGGTTCAAATCCTATGCCATCCTGCAGGACGGCAGTTTACAGGGTTACGTTCTTATAACCAGACATAAAAATAAACAGGCGTATGACACCTCCGGTGAGATCAGTGTGTACCTGAAGCCGGGCAGCGGAGGGCGGGGACTCGGCGGACAAGCGCTACGGTTTATTGAAGAGCGGGCAGCAGAGCTTAAGTTCCATGTACTGGTCGCTACGGTATGTGCGGATAATGAGCCAAGCCGCCGCTTGTTTACCAGACACGGTTACGAGCAGAGCGCCCTGTTCAAGGAAATCGGCCACAAGTTCGGACAGTGGCTGGATATTGCCAGTTATCAGAAGATTATCGGCCAATCGTCCTCCAGCTAGAAGCTGCTTAAGGAGCAGCAGAGCATAGCAAAGTCCGCCTGCCGCAAGGATGAAATGCCTTGCCGGCAGGCGGACTTTGCTGTGTTATCTATGTAAGCTGTAAGGTTTCGAATACCTTAAGCTTTCTTCCGCCGGAAGATTTGTCCGAGCACTTCACTAAGCACAAGACCGGTGGCGATGGCTCCAGATAGCAGCAGGGCCTGCACGGCAAACTGAATCGCCTGATTATTATCATTCTCCACGAACTTACGCATGGCATCATACGCCAGTCCCCCCGGGACAAGCGGAATAATCCCTCCGACGCTGAAGATAATGACCGGCATCTTGAAGGATCGCGCAAAGATTTGACTGATCACACCGACAACGACGGTGGCTAAGAAGGTGGCAATCACTGTATCCCACCGCTCATCAAGCTGCAAATACAGTATCCAGCCCACCATTCCGGCGAAACCGCATTGCAGCAGCGCTCGCCCTGGCGCATTGAACAGAATGCAGAATGCAGCAGCGGCAATAAAGCTGGTTATCAATTGCAAAATCATGAAGGGTTGACCTCTTTCACACCATTTATTTTAGAAAAGCGACAGCACAAGTCCGATCCCTGTCCCGATCGCAAATGCAGTCAGGAAGGCATCGGCTCCCTTGGACAGGCCCGAGACCAGATGTCCGGCCATGAGATCACGGACGGCATTGGTAATGAGCAGACCCGGAACGAGCGGCATCACGGAGCCGATGATAATCTTGTCCATCTCCTGGCCGATGCCAGCTTTGACAGACAGGAAAGCTAGCAGGCCGATCAGGAACGAAGCGCTGAACTCTGCGAAAAACCGGATCTGCACAAGCCGGTGCAGGTAGGTTGCAGCGGCGAAGCCTAATGCGGACGCGAGGAGGGCCGGGAGGGCATCCCACAGGCTGCCCTTGAACATTACAGTGAAACATGCACCTGTGAGTGCAGCTGCAGCGATCTGCAGCCAGGCCGGGTAGGCATGCGCGGCATCGTCAACAGCCCCAAGCCGCTCGCGGGCTTCGGCTGCTGTGAGCTGGCGCTCGCTGAGACGGCGGGAGATATCGTTGACCTCCGACACCTTTTGCAGGTCGGTCGTCCGTTCTGCGATCCGGAACAGCTTTACCGGTTCGGTTCTGCTCGTCGTAAACATAATAACCGTAGGGGTCACATAGCTGTGTGCTCCGGGAAAACCTAAGGCTGCTGCCATGCGGGACATGGTGTCCTCCA encodes:
- a CDS encoding Na+/H+ antiporter; translation: METFLAVLLLLGLIAASNIVNRFIPFVPIPLIQIGLGVIAAMVPTGIHMSFEPELFFLLFIAPLLFNDGKRTPRDELWNLRAPILLLALGLVFVTVFVAGYAIHWMIPAIPLAASFALAAILSPTDAVAVSSLAGRVHLPGSIHRILEGESLMNDASGLVAFKFAIAAAVTGVFSLPKAALSFVLIAAGGLLIGALLSFLLIRLSVFLRRFGMEDVTMHVLLQILTPFIIYLISEEIGVSGILAVVAGGVVNAIEKDRAVSPQYKLQLVSASTWSVLLFILNGMVFLILGVSVPDVVEVIYHDQSVNNFMVAGYVLVITMLLIVLRFLWIYFYSIFESRRLKVEQSPLKSQLITSISGVRGAVTLAGAFSIPLTLGDGSLFPQRDLIIAIAAGVILMSLLIASVLLPLLAEKEETAAVILKEGTGNPELAARSVVIDAGMTMLRSLVTESGGGQAQPALLEFTDKIDRLCGLKTENDPKAEQFRRLGIEARLSGLEAERTELRRMTENGMLPAPVAVKMEELLDHKEAVLCRRFDTQVKFSLTEIQRLLSGIFSGRLNGSEGRQVIQNAEEARKAKIAMCQAAVTAVSSGINENNREAAQLVIDKYEKMESRLEQGDGWSKEGVIDDQNFELKLKAIQEQRDTVQQMYQNGAINLKIAGKLRRFVDQLETSIWED
- a CDS encoding GNAT family N-acetyltransferase, producing the protein MGNIIAEGLSFEEIKEEHLAEVLDIYNYYVLNTTVSFHTEPQTLPEMRNSVLSSDPRFKSYAILQDGSLQGYVLITRHKNKQAYDTSGEISVYLKPGSGGRGLGGQALRFIEERAAELKFHVLVATVCADNEPSRRLFTRHGYEQSALFKEIGHKFGQWLDIASYQKIIGQSSSS
- a CDS encoding threonine/serine exporter family protein — translated: MILQLITSFIAAAAFCILFNAPGRALLQCGFAGMVGWILYLQLDERWDTVIATFLATVVVGVISQIFARSFKMPVIIFSVGGIIPLVPGGLAYDAMRKFVENDNNQAIQFAVQALLLSGAIATGLVLSEVLGQIFRRKKA
- a CDS encoding threonine/serine exporter family protein, which gives rise to MDSLSNNSNTSAHDIIDLCLLAGKIMLQSGAETYRVEDTMSRMAAALGFPGAHSYVTPTVIMFTTSRTEPVKLFRIAERTTDLQKVSEVNDISRRLSERQLTAAEARERLGAVDDAAHAYPAWLQIAAAALTGACFTVMFKGSLWDALPALLASALGFAAATYLHRLVQIRFFAEFSASFLIGLLAFLSVKAGIGQEMDKIIIGSVMPLVPGLLITNAVRDLMAGHLVSGLSKGADAFLTAFAIGTGIGLVLSLF